From Synoicihabitans lomoniglobus, the proteins below share one genomic window:
- a CDS encoding toll/interleukin-1 receptor domain-containing protein, translating into MPRCTAPVVGHRTASGKANCPACGGRYGRYYGGGSSFGGYSSPSSYIPSPSYSADSGGSSNSGSSTRPRWSKAGSSVSYTAAEIRALEPYRRSVEQRPAKPDRRDVFLCHAWDDRRQSAKELHDKLEARKISVWFSEKDVALGTPLLREIDKGLANSRVGVVLVTPALLKRLAGEGIADKELSVLLARDLLVPVVHDTTYGELRDVSPLLGSRTGLSTADGDTMDDVAAKIAELIAP; encoded by the coding sequence ATGCCAAGATGCACAGCCCCCGTAGTCGGCCACCGAACAGCAAGTGGAAAAGCTAATTGCCCTGCGTGTGGTGGGCGATATGGCAGATACTATGGCGGGGGCAGTAGTTTTGGAGGATACTCTTCTCCTTCATCGTATATTCCATCGCCAAGTTACTCAGCGGACTCTGGCGGTTCTAGCAATTCAGGTTCAAGTACACGACCGAGATGGTCAAAAGCAGGCTCTTCCGTATCATATACCGCAGCGGAAATTCGCGCATTGGAGCCTTACCGTCGGAGTGTTGAACAACGCCCTGCTAAGCCCGACCGCAGGGACGTATTCCTGTGCCACGCGTGGGACGATAGACGACAATCCGCAAAGGAACTTCACGACAAGCTAGAGGCGCGAAAAATTTCGGTGTGGTTTAGTGAGAAAGATGTAGCTCTAGGCACGCCTCTCCTTCGTGAAATTGATAAGGGACTGGCGAACTCGCGAGTCGGGGTTGTTTTGGTAACACCTGCCCTGCTTAAACGCCTTGCGGGAGAGGGTATTGCAGACAAGGAACTGTCTGTCCTTCTTGCCCGTGACCTCCTTGTTCCTGTTGTGCACGATACAACTTACGGGGAACTTAGAGATGTAAGTCCCCTCCTCGGTTCTCGCACTGGACTCAGCACAGCAGACGGCGACACGATGGATGATGTCGCGGCCAAGATCGCTGAGTTGATAGCGCCTTGA
- a CDS encoding zonular occludens toxin domain-containing protein — MNGLIEIIAGTLGGGKSMCAAERAYWHLERGAYCFTNVEMFPDKIEQRMAERGYKYDPERLTILDGKSLRDFHRQISRGTADSQVLVMLDEAHLEWNSRDYQSTRKDPRDREMLTFITLCRKLDIILLFITQSPEDIDKQLRKKANLLWMCRNFRHYKIMGLIPFPIPVFTRVCFDIAVGNAKPVKQHSEVFLRPSWACELYNSDALLGEAADQFANMKVVSASPLERIPKRKRVKKRKPSTIGWAEGLLIVSSCVLCFV, encoded by the coding sequence ATGAACGGGTTAATCGAAATCATCGCGGGAACCCTGGGCGGCGGCAAATCGATGTGCGCGGCCGAACGCGCCTACTGGCACCTGGAACGCGGCGCTTACTGCTTCACGAACGTCGAAATGTTTCCGGACAAAATCGAACAGCGCATGGCGGAACGCGGCTACAAATACGACCCGGAACGCCTTACGATTCTGGACGGAAAATCACTCCGCGACTTTCACCGTCAAATCTCCAGGGGAACCGCTGATTCGCAAGTCCTGGTCATGCTCGATGAAGCACACCTGGAATGGAATTCCCGCGACTACCAAAGTACGCGAAAAGATCCCCGCGACCGGGAAATGCTCACTTTCATAACGCTGTGCCGGAAACTCGATATCATCCTACTGTTCATCACCCAAAGTCCGGAAGACATCGATAAACAGCTTCGCAAAAAAGCGAACCTGCTCTGGATGTGCCGGAACTTCCGGCACTACAAAATTATGGGGCTGATCCCCTTCCCCATCCCTGTGTTTACCCGCGTGTGTTTCGACATCGCGGTCGGCAACGCGAAGCCGGTGAAACAGCACTCGGAAGTGTTTCTGCGTCCCTCCTGGGCCTGCGAACTCTACAACTCTGACGCGCTCCTGGGCGAAGCGGCCGATCAGTTCGCCAATATGAAAGTGGTATCGGCTTCGCCCCTGGAACGCATCCCCAAAAGGAAACGCGTCAAGAAACGGAAACCCTCAACCATCGGGTGGGCGGAAGGCCTGCTGATCGTCTCATCATGCGTTCTGTGCTTCGTGTAA